A single region of the Kineosporiaceae bacterium SCSIO 59966 genome encodes:
- a CDS encoding histidine--tRNA ligase, which yields MARPTPLSGFPELLPADRVVEQQVLDSLRATFELYGFAGIETRAVEPLSVLLRKGEIDKEVYVVRRLHADDTGEDAGGDQLALHFDLTVPFARYVLENAGRLQFPFRRYQIQKVWRGERPQEGRYREFLQADIDVVDRDTLAPHHDVEMARVMVDALSRLPLPGVRLQLNNRKLIEGFYRGLGVDDVAAVMRVVDKLDKVGADEVARQLREDVGLDDAQVAGCLRLPQLSAGADDAAGFAQRVRALGVQHPLLEEGLAELVAVLAGCADLRSERVDVVADLSVARGLDYYTGTVYETRLLGYEHLGSICSGGRYDALASDGSTTYPGVGISFGVTRTLAPLLARGALTASRSVPTAVVVAVVDEARRADSDAVAAALRARGVPTEVSPSAAKFGKQIRYADRRGIPFVWFPQDDGGHEVKDIRSGEQVPADPATWTPPEQDLRPVVRAAADTPG from the coding sequence ATGGCCCGCCCGACGCCGCTGTCCGGGTTCCCCGAGCTCCTGCCCGCCGACCGGGTCGTCGAGCAGCAGGTGCTCGACTCGCTGCGCGCCACCTTCGAGCTGTACGGGTTCGCCGGCATCGAGACCCGCGCCGTGGAGCCGCTGTCCGTGCTGCTGCGCAAGGGCGAGATCGACAAGGAGGTGTACGTCGTCCGCCGGCTGCACGCCGACGACACCGGCGAGGACGCCGGCGGTGACCAGCTCGCCCTGCACTTCGACCTCACCGTGCCGTTCGCCCGGTACGTGCTGGAGAACGCCGGCCGGCTGCAGTTCCCGTTCCGCCGCTACCAGATCCAGAAGGTGTGGCGCGGGGAGCGGCCGCAGGAGGGGCGTTACCGCGAGTTCCTCCAGGCCGACATCGACGTCGTCGACCGCGACACGCTCGCCCCCCACCACGACGTGGAGATGGCCCGGGTCATGGTGGACGCGCTGTCCCGGCTGCCGCTGCCCGGCGTCCGGCTGCAGCTCAACAACCGCAAGCTGATCGAGGGCTTCTACCGGGGCCTGGGTGTGGACGACGTCGCCGCCGTCATGCGCGTCGTCGACAAGCTGGACAAGGTGGGCGCCGACGAGGTGGCCCGTCAGCTGCGCGAGGACGTCGGGCTCGACGACGCCCAGGTCGCCGGGTGCCTGCGGCTGCCGCAGCTGAGTGCCGGCGCGGACGACGCGGCCGGGTTCGCGCAGCGGGTCCGGGCCCTGGGTGTGCAGCACCCGCTGCTGGAGGAGGGCCTGGCCGAGCTCGTCGCCGTCCTGGCCGGGTGCGCCGACCTGCGCTCGGAGCGGGTGGACGTCGTCGCGGACCTGTCCGTGGCCCGGGGCCTGGACTACTACACCGGCACCGTCTACGAGACCCGCCTGCTCGGCTACGAGCACCTGGGCTCGATCTGCTCGGGCGGCCGGTACGACGCGCTGGCCTCGGACGGGTCGACGACCTACCCCGGCGTCGGCATCTCCTTCGGGGTCACCCGCACCCTCGCGCCGCTGCTGGCCCGCGGGGCGCTCACCGCGTCCCGGTCGGTGCCGACCGCGGTCGTCGTCGCCGTCGTCGACGAGGCCCGCCGGGCGGACTCGGACGCCGTCGCCGCGGCGCTGCGGGCCCGCGGCGTGCCGACCGAGGTGTCGCCGTCCGCCGCGAAGTTCGGCAAGCAGATCCGCTACGCCGACCGGCGGGGCATCCCGTTCGTCTGGTTCCCCCAGGACGACGGCGGCCACGAGGTCAAGGACATCCGCTCCGGGGAGCAGGTGCCGGCGGACCCGGCGACCTGGACGCCGCCGGAGCAGGACCTTCGCCCCGTCGTCCGGGCGGCGGCGGACACGCCGGGCTGA
- a CDS encoding peptidylprolyl isomerase translates to MSPSQREREYERRRYEKWRDRQAARQAAARRRRRALLVVAATVAVLAVVGGVTWLALGGDDEPEATATPTDAATAQTSPTDAATGTADAASPCPAPTVTPPAEPVQLDTAPDPSVAEGRTWTATIATSCGDVTVDLLGEQAPQAVASFVTLAQEDFFVGTPCHRLTTEGIHVLQCGDPTGTGTGGPGYTFGPVENAPADDVYPAGTLAMARVGGDAGSQGSQFFLVYEDSTIPSDSAGGYTVFGRVTDGLDVVRQVAEGGVEGGATDGSPAWPVSLEQVTVQ, encoded by the coding sequence GTGTCGCCGAGCCAGCGCGAGCGCGAGTACGAGCGCCGCCGCTACGAGAAGTGGCGGGACCGCCAGGCCGCCCGGCAGGCCGCCGCCCGGCGGCGCCGCCGGGCCCTGCTCGTGGTGGCCGCCACCGTCGCGGTGCTGGCCGTCGTCGGCGGGGTGACGTGGCTCGCGCTCGGTGGCGACGACGAGCCGGAGGCGACCGCGACCCCCACCGACGCCGCGACCGCGCAGACCTCCCCCACCGACGCCGCCACCGGGACCGCCGACGCGGCGAGCCCGTGCCCCGCGCCGACCGTGACGCCCCCGGCCGAGCCCGTGCAGCTCGACACGGCACCGGACCCGTCGGTGGCCGAGGGCCGCACCTGGACGGCGACCATCGCGACGTCCTGCGGCGACGTCACCGTCGACCTGCTCGGTGAGCAGGCCCCGCAGGCGGTGGCCTCGTTCGTCACCCTGGCCCAGGAGGACTTCTTCGTCGGCACCCCCTGCCACCGGCTCACCACCGAGGGCATCCACGTGCTGCAGTGCGGCGACCCGACCGGGACCGGCACCGGGGGCCCCGGCTACACCTTCGGCCCGGTGGAGAACGCCCCCGCCGACGACGTCTACCCGGCCGGCACCCTGGCGATGGCCCGGGTCGGCGGGGACGCCGGCAGCCAGGGCTCGCAGTTCTTCCTCGTCTACGAGGACTCGACCATCCCGTCGGACTCCGCCGGCGGGTACACCGTCTTCGGCCGGGTCACCGACGGCCTGGACGTCGTCCGGCAGGTCGCCGAGGGCGGCGTCGAGGGCGGCGCCACGGACGGCTCCCCCGCCTGGCCGGTCAGCCTGGAGCAGGTGACGGTGCAGTGA
- a CDS encoding bifunctional (p)ppGpp synthetase/guanosine-3',5'-bis(diphosphate) 3'-pyrophosphohydrolase, whose product MARLGRHSTTVSPVLEPLLRSVRANHPKADVSVLERAYAVAEQAHRGQRRKSGDPYITHPVAVATILAELGMTPATLAAALLHDTVEDTDYTLDKLRADFGEEIAMLVDGVTKLDKLAYGDAAQAETVRKMVVAMARDIRVLVIKLADRLHNARTWRYVSPESAQRKARETLEIYAPLAHRLGMNTIKWELEDLSFATLYPGVHDEIVRLVAERAPAREEYLNGVREQIAADLRESRIKAVVTGRPKHYYSVYQKMIVRGRDFADIYDLVGVRVLVDTVRDCYAVLGALHARWNPVPGRFKDYIAMPKFNMYQSLHTTVIGPGGKPVEIQIRTHDMHRRAEYGVAAHWKYKDRAVAGGKPAETGSTGSVNDMAWLRQLLDWQRETEDPGEFLDSLRFEMNAREVYVFTPKGAVVALPHGSTPVDFAYAVHTEVGHRTMGARVNGRLVPLESQLDNGDVVEVLTSKVEGAGPSRDWLTFVKSPRARNKIRQWFSKERREEAIEHGKDAIAKAMRKQHLPLQRLMSHESLVALATEMRYQDVSALYAAVGEGHVSAGHVVERLVAALGGADGAEEDLAEATLPTKGPRRPRTGDPGVVVKGADDVWVKLARCCTPVPGDPIMGFVTRGHGVSVHRKDCGNVAGLLAQPDRVVEVDWSPGSASVFLVQIQVEALDRSRLLSDITRVLSDNHVNILSASVTTSRDRVAISKFAFEMADPKHLGHVMNAVRRVDGVFDAYRLTGRRTTPSREHASG is encoded by the coding sequence CTGGCCCGACTCGGGCGGCACTCCACGACCGTCTCCCCGGTGCTCGAGCCGTTGCTGCGCTCGGTGCGGGCCAACCACCCGAAGGCGGACGTGTCCGTCCTCGAGCGCGCCTACGCCGTGGCCGAGCAGGCTCACCGCGGGCAGCGCCGCAAGAGCGGGGACCCCTACATCACCCACCCGGTCGCCGTCGCGACCATCCTCGCTGAGCTCGGGATGACCCCGGCGACCCTGGCGGCGGCCCTCCTGCACGACACGGTCGAGGACACCGACTACACCCTGGACAAGCTCCGCGCCGACTTCGGCGAGGAGATCGCGATGCTCGTCGACGGGGTGACCAAGCTCGACAAGCTCGCTTACGGCGACGCCGCTCAGGCCGAGACCGTCCGCAAGATGGTCGTCGCGATGGCCCGGGACATCCGGGTGCTGGTGATCAAGCTCGCGGACCGGCTGCACAACGCCCGCACGTGGCGGTACGTCTCGCCGGAGTCGGCGCAGCGCAAGGCCCGCGAGACCCTGGAGATCTACGCCCCGCTCGCGCACCGGCTGGGCATGAACACCATCAAGTGGGAGCTGGAGGACCTGTCGTTCGCGACGCTCTACCCGGGCGTGCACGACGAGATCGTCCGCCTCGTCGCCGAGCGCGCGCCCGCCCGCGAGGAGTACCTCAACGGCGTCCGTGAGCAGATCGCCGCCGACCTGCGGGAGTCGCGGATCAAGGCGGTGGTCACCGGGCGGCCGAAGCACTACTACTCCGTGTACCAGAAGATGATCGTGCGCGGCCGCGACTTCGCCGACATCTACGACCTCGTCGGCGTCCGGGTGCTCGTCGACACGGTCCGGGACTGTTACGCGGTGCTCGGCGCCCTGCACGCCCGGTGGAACCCGGTGCCGGGGCGGTTCAAGGACTACATCGCGATGCCCAAGTTCAACATGTACCAGTCGTTGCACACGACGGTCATCGGGCCTGGCGGCAAACCGGTCGAGATCCAGATCCGCACCCACGACATGCACCGCCGCGCCGAGTACGGCGTGGCCGCGCACTGGAAGTACAAGGACCGCGCCGTCGCCGGCGGTAAGCCGGCAGAGACCGGCAGCACCGGCTCGGTCAACGACATGGCGTGGCTGCGCCAGCTGCTGGACTGGCAGCGCGAGACCGAGGACCCCGGGGAGTTCCTCGACTCGCTGCGCTTCGAGATGAACGCCCGGGAGGTGTACGTCTTCACCCCCAAGGGCGCCGTCGTCGCGCTGCCCCACGGCTCCACCCCGGTCGACTTCGCCTACGCCGTGCACACCGAGGTAGGGCACCGGACGATGGGTGCCCGGGTCAACGGCCGGCTGGTGCCGCTGGAGTCCCAGCTCGACAACGGCGACGTCGTCGAGGTGCTGACGTCCAAGGTCGAGGGCGCCGGCCCGAGCCGGGACTGGCTGACGTTCGTCAAGAGCCCGCGGGCCCGCAACAAGATCCGGCAGTGGTTCTCCAAGGAGCGCCGCGAGGAGGCGATCGAGCACGGCAAGGACGCCATCGCCAAGGCGATGCGCAAGCAGCACCTGCCGCTGCAGCGGCTGATGTCGCACGAGTCGCTCGTCGCACTGGCCACCGAGATGCGCTACCAGGACGTGTCGGCGCTGTACGCGGCCGTCGGCGAGGGCCACGTGTCGGCCGGGCACGTGGTGGAGCGGCTCGTCGCCGCCCTCGGCGGCGCGGACGGCGCGGAGGAGGACCTCGCCGAGGCGACGCTGCCGACGAAGGGCCCGCGCCGCCCCCGCACCGGCGACCCGGGCGTGGTCGTCAAGGGCGCCGACGACGTGTGGGTCAAGCTGGCCCGCTGCTGCACACCGGTGCCCGGCGACCCGATCATGGGCTTCGTCACCCGCGGGCACGGCGTGTCGGTGCACCGCAAGGACTGCGGCAACGTCGCCGGCCTGCTCGCCCAGCCGGACCGGGTCGTGGAGGTGGACTGGTCGCCGGGCTCGGCGAGCGTGTTCCTCGTCCAGATCCAGGTCGAGGCGCTGGACCGCTCCCGGCTGCTGTCGGACATCACCCGGGTGCTGTCCGACAACCACGTCAACATCCTGTCCGCGAGCGTGACGACGTCCCGGGACCGGGTGGCGATCTCGAAGTTCGCCTTCGAGATGGCCGACCCCAAGCACCTCGGGCACGTCATGAACGCGGTCCGTCGCGTCGACGGCGTGTTCGACGCCTACCGCCTCACCGGCCGCCGGACGACGCCGAGCCGGGAGCACGCGTCCGGCTGA
- a CDS encoding MBL fold metallo-hydrolase codes for MLVTGFPAAAFGTNCYVLAPGAGQECLVVDPGVGVLDRLAEVLREHRLRPAAVLLTHGHLDHVYSVTPVCGAHDVPALIHGEDAYRLADPISTLDPSLVGMLEQQFGSAAAWAEPDDVRTLVDGERLALAGIDLTVQHAPGHTEGSVMFTVDDVPDGLRVEDAAAPPTATTLSGDVLFAGSIGRTDLPGGDHAAMLRSLRDVVLPMPDDRLVLPGHGPATTIGRERASNPFLLEVAR; via the coding sequence GTGCTCGTCACCGGATTCCCCGCCGCCGCCTTCGGGACCAACTGCTACGTGCTGGCTCCCGGCGCCGGTCAGGAGTGCCTCGTCGTCGACCCCGGCGTCGGCGTCCTGGACCGGCTCGCCGAGGTGCTGCGCGAGCACCGGCTGCGCCCGGCCGCCGTCCTGCTCACCCACGGCCACCTCGACCACGTCTACTCGGTCACCCCGGTGTGCGGGGCCCACGACGTCCCGGCGCTGATCCACGGGGAGGACGCCTACCGGCTCGCCGACCCGATCAGCACCCTGGACCCCTCCCTCGTCGGCATGCTCGAGCAGCAGTTCGGCAGCGCCGCGGCCTGGGCCGAGCCGGACGACGTGCGCACCCTCGTCGACGGCGAGCGGCTCGCCCTGGCCGGCATCGACCTCACCGTGCAGCACGCCCCCGGGCACACCGAGGGATCGGTGATGTTCACCGTGGACGACGTGCCGGACGGCCTGCGCGTCGAGGACGCCGCGGCGCCGCCGACCGCGACGACGCTCAGCGGGGACGTCCTGTTCGCCGGCAGCATCGGCCGCACCGACCTGCCCGGCGGGGACCACGCTGCGATGCTGCGCTCCCTGCGGGACGTCGTCCTGCCGATGCCCGACGACCGGCTGGTGCTGCCCGGGCACGGGCCCGCGACGACGATCGGCCGGGAGCGGGCCAGCAACCCCTTCCTGCTGGAGGTGGCGCGCTGA
- the yajC gene encoding preprotein translocase subunit YajC, whose protein sequence is MGIELLIPLLLLLPLLLITMRTRRQQREMAEMQRRLTVGQEVMTTSGVFGTVRGVDGDRVSVEVAPGVTTQWARQAIARILTPPSPGDSPDAGSSPDAGTSPGR, encoded by the coding sequence ATGGGTATCGAGCTGCTCATCCCGCTGCTCCTGCTGCTGCCGCTGCTGCTGATCACGATGCGGACGCGTCGCCAGCAGCGCGAGATGGCCGAGATGCAGCGGCGGCTGACCGTCGGCCAGGAGGTCATGACGACCTCCGGCGTGTTCGGCACCGTGCGGGGGGTCGACGGTGACCGGGTCAGCGTCGAGGTCGCCCCCGGCGTCACCACCCAGTGGGCGCGCCAGGCCATCGCCCGCATCCTCACGCCGCCCTCGCCGGGAGACTCCCCGGACGCCGGCAGCTCGCCGGACGCCGGCACGAGCCCGGGGCGCTGA
- the secD gene encoding protein translocase subunit SecD — translation MAGTLLAGIRWSDASLAPKLALDLAGGTQIVLTPVVEPGQGEITDQTIDDAIAIIRQRVNASGVSEAEVSSQGGRNIVVELPGSPEEQAQARELVRQSAQMRFRPVLVEAAALPPQPEPTATPTGEPTATPTGEPTGTPTQGATSEPDATIAPAPTATTDQRAVPRHLGAAGTPTAPATPAPTGEPTDGTATEGAPGEEAPAPEPTSPSDLAWITPEIQQQFAELDCTDESNLTGGAADDPTQPLVTCSQDGLAKYILGPVEVEGTNIASAEAGLAVTAQGVQTNTWVVQLEFDGEGAEAFRETTERLVTLPPPQNQFAIVLDGLVVSAPRVNEPIPTGQAEISGSFDQESAQTLANQLKFGALPISFQVETEDQISALLGSEQLQRGLLAGVIGLGLVVVYSVLQYRALGLVTVASLVLAGLITYLAIALLSWYQGYRLSLPGVAGLIVAIGITVDSFIVYFERVRDEVREGRSLVVAVENGWKRARRTILASDSVNFLAAVVLYLLAVGGVRGFAFTLGLTTLIDLLVVVMFTHPVLVLLARTKFFGGGHRLSGFDAEHLGRTVAYAGRGRVRQPGRARRGPAAPDQPRMTLAERKAAERKAAEQERAAQEQPASQEQSESENAGSSRAKES, via the coding sequence ATGGCGGGCACCTTGCTGGCGGGCATCCGCTGGTCGGACGCGAGTCTGGCGCCCAAGCTCGCGCTCGACCTCGCCGGCGGCACCCAGATCGTCCTCACCCCGGTCGTCGAGCCCGGACAGGGCGAGATCACCGACCAGACCATCGACGACGCCATCGCGATCATCCGCCAGCGGGTCAACGCCTCCGGTGTGTCCGAGGCGGAGGTGTCCAGCCAGGGTGGCCGCAACATCGTCGTCGAGCTGCCCGGCTCCCCGGAGGAGCAGGCGCAGGCCCGGGAGCTGGTCCGGCAGTCCGCGCAGATGCGGTTCCGCCCCGTGCTCGTCGAGGCGGCCGCGCTGCCCCCGCAGCCGGAGCCCACGGCGACGCCCACCGGCGAGCCCACGGCGACGCCGACCGGCGAGCCCACCGGGACGCCGACGCAGGGGGCGACGTCCGAGCCGGACGCCACGATCGCCCCGGCGCCGACCGCGACGACCGACCAGCGGGCCGTCCCCCGGCACCTGGGCGCCGCTGGCACCCCCACCGCGCCCGCGACCCCGGCACCGACCGGCGAGCCGACGGACGGGACCGCCACCGAGGGCGCTCCCGGCGAGGAGGCTCCCGCACCCGAGCCCACCAGCCCGAGCGACCTGGCCTGGATCACCCCGGAGATCCAGCAGCAGTTCGCCGAGCTCGACTGCACCGACGAGAGCAACCTCACCGGCGGCGCCGCCGACGACCCCACCCAGCCGCTCGTCACGTGCTCCCAGGACGGGTTGGCCAAGTACATCCTCGGCCCGGTCGAGGTCGAGGGCACGAACATCGCCTCGGCCGAGGCCGGTCTGGCCGTCACCGCCCAGGGCGTGCAGACGAACACGTGGGTCGTTCAGCTGGAGTTCGACGGCGAGGGCGCCGAGGCGTTCCGGGAGACCACCGAGCGGCTCGTCACCCTGCCCCCGCCGCAGAACCAGTTCGCCATCGTCCTGGACGGCCTCGTCGTGTCCGCCCCGCGGGTCAACGAGCCGATCCCCACCGGGCAGGCGGAGATCAGCGGCTCGTTCGACCAGGAGAGCGCGCAGACGCTCGCCAACCAGCTGAAGTTCGGTGCGCTGCCGATCTCGTTCCAGGTCGAGACCGAGGACCAGATCTCCGCCCTGCTCGGCTCCGAGCAGCTCCAGCGAGGTCTGCTCGCCGGCGTCATCGGCCTCGGGCTCGTCGTGGTCTACTCCGTACTGCAGTACCGGGCCCTCGGCCTCGTCACCGTCGCCAGCCTCGTGCTCGCCGGGCTCATCACCTACCTGGCCATCGCCCTGCTGTCCTGGTACCAGGGGTACCGGCTCAGCCTGCCCGGCGTCGCCGGGCTCATCGTCGCCATCGGCATCACGGTCGACTCGTTCATCGTCTACTTCGAACGGGTCCGCGACGAGGTCCGGGAGGGCCGCAGTCTCGTCGTCGCGGTGGAGAACGGCTGGAAGCGCGCTCGGCGCACGATCCTCGCCTCGGACTCGGTGAACTTCCTCGCCGCCGTCGTGCTCTACCTGCTCGCCGTCGGCGGCGTCCGCGGGTTCGCCTTCACCCTGGGCCTGACGACCCTCATCGACCTGCTCGTCGTCGTCATGTTCACCCACCCGGTGCTCGTGCTGCTGGCCCGCACGAAGTTCTTCGGCGGTGGGCACCGGCTCTCGGGCTTCGACGCCGAGCACCTCGGGCGCACCGTCGCCTACGCCGGCCGTGGCCGGGTCCGCCAGCCCGGCCGGGCACGGCGGGGACCCGCCGCCCCCGACCAGCCGCGGATGACGCTCGCCGAGCGCAAGGCGGCCGAGCGCAAGGCCGCCGAGCAGGAGCGCGCCGCGCAGGAGCAGCCGGCCTCGCAGGAGCAGTCTGAGTCCGAGAACGCCGGCAGCAGCCGGGCGAAGGAGTCCTGA
- a CDS encoding adenine phosphoribosyltransferase has translation MSTAREQALLARIRDVPDYPKPGVLFKDITPLLADPGTFRASIEALADLVPAGTQAVAGIEARGFVLAAPLALHLGVGFVPVRKAGKLPSDVVAEVYDLEYGSAEIEVHADAFPNGQRVVLVDDVLATGGTAVAAWGLLERAGAHVVGARCLMEIEALRGREKLAGRDVVSVLTV, from the coding sequence GTGAGCACCGCCCGGGAGCAGGCGCTGCTGGCCCGGATCCGCGATGTCCCCGACTACCCGAAGCCCGGTGTCCTGTTCAAGGACATCACCCCGTTGCTGGCCGACCCGGGGACGTTCCGGGCGAGCATCGAGGCGCTCGCCGACCTCGTGCCCGCCGGCACCCAGGCGGTCGCCGGGATCGAGGCGCGCGGCTTCGTCCTGGCCGCGCCGCTCGCGCTGCACCTCGGCGTCGGGTTCGTCCCCGTGCGCAAGGCTGGCAAGCTGCCCTCGGACGTCGTCGCGGAGGTCTACGACCTGGAGTACGGGTCGGCGGAGATCGAGGTGCACGCCGACGCCTTCCCCAACGGGCAGCGGGTCGTCCTCGTCGACGACGTGCTGGCCACCGGCGGCACCGCGGTGGCGGCCTGGGGCCTGCTCGAGCGGGCGGGGGCGCACGTCGTCGGCGCCCGTTGCCTGATGGAGATCGAGGCGCTGCGGGGGCGGGAGAAGCTCGCCGGCCGGGACGTCGTGAGCGTCCTGACGGTGTAG
- a CDS encoding DUF349 domain-containing protein: MAGQPGAGDGAVTTTPHNPVPEENPVVDNESEHRPGAPRPTPRPTPRPVPRPVPRPAERAQQPAAEAPGPAVVVPARPASDPARWGRVAEDGTVYVRTGDGERPVGSYPGASPQEALAYFGRKYDDLVAQADLLEQRLTTTDVAPKDANRALRTLREALADAKAVGDLDALAARVEALDALAAEQRKAADRRRSAEREAARTARLALVEEAERLAAEDPERIQWKQTGDRLRELFDAWKEAQRSGPRLDKPVEDELWKRFSHARTTFDRKRRTHFSTLEKQHDEVRAVKEKIVAEAEELADSTDWGPTSGAFRSLMDRWKAAGRAARKDDDALWARFRAAQDRFFSARNAAQAEQDQEYTANLAVKEQLLAEAEALLPVTDVRAARARLRDIAERWERAGKVPRGDVQRVERRMRAVEQAVADAEQERWRRSNPEARARATGALEQLEQSIAALETDLESARASGDDRRVRDAEEALAARRSWLEQVRRAAEDFSG, from the coding sequence CTGGCCGGTCAGCCTGGAGCAGGTGACGGTGCAGTGACCACGACCCCGCACAACCCCGTCCCCGAGGAGAACCCGGTGGTGGACAACGAGTCCGAGCACCGACCTGGCGCGCCGCGTCCGACGCCGCGTCCGACGCCGCGTCCCGTGCCCCGACCGGTCCCCCGCCCCGCCGAGCGGGCCCAGCAGCCGGCGGCCGAGGCCCCCGGACCGGCGGTCGTCGTCCCGGCCCGGCCGGCGAGCGACCCCGCCCGGTGGGGCCGGGTGGCCGAGGACGGCACGGTCTACGTCCGCACCGGGGACGGCGAGCGGCCGGTCGGCAGCTACCCCGGCGCCAGCCCGCAGGAGGCGCTGGCGTACTTCGGCCGCAAGTACGACGACCTGGTCGCCCAGGCCGACCTGCTCGAGCAGCGGCTCACGACCACCGACGTCGCCCCCAAGGACGCGAACCGGGCGCTGCGCACGCTGCGCGAGGCACTCGCCGACGCGAAGGCGGTGGGGGACCTCGACGCCCTGGCGGCGCGGGTCGAGGCGCTCGACGCCCTGGCCGCCGAGCAGCGCAAGGCCGCCGACCGCCGCCGGTCCGCCGAGCGGGAGGCCGCCCGCACCGCCCGCCTCGCCCTCGTCGAGGAGGCCGAGCGGCTCGCCGCCGAGGACCCCGAGCGGATCCAGTGGAAGCAGACCGGCGACCGGCTCCGGGAGCTGTTCGACGCGTGGAAGGAGGCGCAGCGCTCCGGGCCCCGGCTGGACAAGCCGGTCGAGGACGAGCTGTGGAAGCGGTTCAGCCACGCCCGCACGACGTTCGACCGCAAGCGCCGCACGCACTTCTCCACCCTGGAGAAGCAGCACGACGAGGTGCGGGCGGTCAAGGAGAAGATCGTCGCCGAGGCCGAGGAGCTCGCCGACTCCACCGACTGGGGCCCGACGTCGGGGGCGTTCCGGTCGCTGATGGACCGGTGGAAGGCGGCGGGCCGGGCGGCGCGCAAGGACGACGACGCGCTGTGGGCCCGGTTCCGCGCCGCCCAGGACCGGTTCTTCTCCGCCCGCAACGCCGCCCAGGCCGAGCAGGACCAGGAGTACACGGCGAACCTCGCGGTCAAGGAGCAGCTGCTCGCCGAGGCGGAGGCGCTGCTGCCGGTGACCGACGTCCGGGCCGCCCGTGCCCGGCTGCGGGACATCGCCGAGCGCTGGGAGCGGGCCGGCAAGGTGCCCCGGGGGGACGTGCAGCGGGTGGAACGGCGGATGCGGGCGGTCGAGCAGGCGGTCGCGGACGCTGAGCAGGAGCGGTGGCGGCGGTCCAACCCGGAGGCCCGGGCCCGGGCGACCGGGGCGCTGGAGCAGCTGGAGCAGTCCATCGCCGCCCTCGAGACCGACCTGGAGTCCGCGCGTGCCTCCGGTGACGACCGGCGGGTGCGGGACGCCGAGGAGGCCCTCGCCGCGCGGCGGTCGTGGCTGGAGCAGGTCCGGCGGGCGGCGGAGGACTTCTCCGGCTGA
- the secF gene encoding protein translocase subunit SecF, translating into MPSFAQWGNELYTGRRSYNIVGRRNLWYGIGITIFVVSVLLLLVRGLNPGIEFRGGSEYRVSGVEQTAEAPAVDAVEDVLGTGQVPRVSVIGDDTVRVQTERLDDEQTDELRTALADAYDVDPAAVTSSFVGATWGQDVTSKSLRALVIFLVLVGVGLALFFRNWEMAVAALVALLHDVVVTVGVYALIGFEVTPATVIGFLTILGYSLYDTVVVFDKVRENTRHVLTGSRRTLAEAANLAVNQTLVRSINTSVVALLPVGSILFIGAFLLGAGTLKDISLALFIGLIVGTYSSIFLATPLWVHLRSRDPEVREQALRVRARRSSEARQGTGAAATAGSTATAGSTATAGSATAPGGTATAVLDRPDREGADGEAATTVPVQDADGAPAAGRPGTGGPRQPGGGQRAQPRRNRRGRR; encoded by the coding sequence ATGCCGAGCTTCGCCCAGTGGGGCAACGAGCTGTACACGGGCCGCCGGTCCTACAACATCGTCGGACGACGCAACCTCTGGTACGGCATCGGGATCACCATCTTCGTGGTGTCTGTGCTGCTCCTGCTGGTCAGGGGACTCAACCCCGGCATCGAGTTCCGGGGCGGGTCGGAGTACCGGGTCAGCGGCGTCGAGCAGACCGCCGAGGCCCCGGCGGTGGACGCCGTCGAGGACGTCCTCGGCACCGGCCAGGTGCCGCGGGTGTCGGTGATCGGCGACGATACCGTGCGGGTGCAGACCGAGCGGCTGGACGACGAGCAGACCGACGAGCTGCGTACGGCGCTGGCCGACGCCTACGACGTCGACCCGGCCGCGGTGACGTCGTCGTTCGTCGGCGCGACCTGGGGGCAGGACGTGACGAGCAAGTCGTTGCGGGCACTCGTCATCTTCCTCGTCCTCGTCGGAGTCGGTCTGGCGCTGTTCTTCCGCAACTGGGAGATGGCCGTCGCCGCGCTCGTCGCCCTGCTGCACGACGTCGTGGTCACCGTCGGTGTGTACGCCCTCATCGGCTTCGAGGTCACCCCCGCGACCGTGATCGGGTTCCTCACCATCCTCGGCTACTCCCTGTACGACACGGTCGTCGTGTTCGACAAGGTGCGGGAGAACACCCGGCACGTGCTGACCGGCAGCCGCCGGACCCTGGCCGAGGCGGCGAACCTCGCCGTCAACCAGACCCTGGTGCGCTCCATCAACACCTCCGTCGTCGCGCTGCTCCCCGTCGGCTCGATCCTGTTCATCGGCGCCTTCCTGCTGGGGGCCGGCACGCTCAAGGACATCTCGCTCGCCCTGTTCATCGGGCTCATCGTCGGGACGTACTCCTCGATCTTCCTCGCCACCCCGCTGTGGGTGCACCTGCGCAGCCGCGACCCCGAGGTCCGCGAGCAGGCCCTGCGGGTCCGGGCCCGTCGCTCCTCGGAGGCGCGTCAGGGCACGGGCGCGGCCGCCACCGCCGGCAGCACGGCCACCGCCGGCAGCACGGCCACTGCCGGCAGCGCCACCGCCCCCGGTGGCACCGCCACCGCCGTCCTCGACCGGCCGGACCGGGAGGGCGCCGACGGCGAAGCCGCCACCACCGTCCCCGTCCAGGACGCGGACGGCGCACCGGCGGCCGGGCGTCCCGGCACTGGCGGCCCTCGGCAGCCGGGCGGCGGCCAGCGGGCCCAGCCCCGTCGCAACCGCCGAGGCCGGCGGTGA